The Peribacillus sp. FSL P2-0133 genome has a segment encoding these proteins:
- a CDS encoding helix-turn-helix transcriptional regulator: MKKGEKLSATVETVGLSQREFLTIFLLHSLRIKPNYPRAIHQDLKNTFTGKVHSYDYLCKISNTLVESKHLSLYTNKGRNYYQITEKGKELYIWYQENFLERFSEVKKVIDRFMFDLRGSGENPPVINELPEEYRSYFSKIISVKDLVRYVTLKAAFTKKPIYMGEIGDLLKNQFGWIASNGYLYDLSHEMEENGLLVGRWESEKRTKRYLRITDEGQHHYKQIADSAAFQVQEVQKYMASVVMFLKEKS; this comes from the coding sequence GTGAAGAAAGGGGAGAAACTGTCTGCAACGGTTGAAACAGTTGGGTTGAGCCAGCGGGAATTTTTAACGATTTTTTTACTACACTCTTTGAGAATAAAACCGAATTATCCAAGGGCGATTCATCAGGACCTAAAAAATACGTTCACTGGAAAAGTGCATAGCTATGACTATCTATGTAAAATATCCAATACGCTAGTCGAATCCAAACATTTATCATTATATACGAATAAGGGAAGAAATTATTATCAAATAACTGAAAAAGGCAAAGAGCTTTACATATGGTATCAAGAAAATTTCCTGGAACGGTTTTCCGAAGTGAAAAAGGTCATTGATCGCTTCATGTTCGATTTAAGGGGTTCTGGTGAAAACCCACCAGTTATTAATGAACTTCCAGAAGAATACAGGTCGTATTTCTCGAAAATAATATCGGTGAAAGACCTTGTCCGTTATGTAACTTTAAAAGCCGCTTTCACTAAGAAGCCCATTTACATGGGGGAAATTGGCGATCTCCTTAAAAATCAGTTCGGTTGGATCGCTTCAAACGGCTATTTATACGATTTATCTCATGAAATGGAAGAGAACGGCCTTCTTGTCGGCAGGTGGGAAAGTGAAAAACGAACTAAACGGTATTTACGAATCACCGATGAAGGACAGCATCATTACAAACAGATTGCGGATTCTGCAGCCTTTCAAGTCCAGGAAGTCCAAAAATACATGGCCAGTGTCGTTATGTTCTTAAAAGAAAAGAGTTAA
- a CDS encoding VOC family protein, which yields MSVDAYLNFNGNCREAVEFYAEVFGTEQPNIMTFGETPPNPEFALPEEAKDLVMHTRLNINGSNVMFSDTFPGMPFIEGNNISLAYVGSDLDEIKSIFNKLSVGGTVGLELQETFWSKIYGQLTDKFGIKWQFNFES from the coding sequence ATGTCAGTTGATGCATATCTTAATTTTAATGGGAATTGTCGAGAAGCAGTAGAGTTCTACGCAGAGGTTTTTGGAACGGAACAACCAAATATCATGACCTTTGGGGAAACACCGCCTAATCCGGAATTTGCCCTTCCAGAAGAAGCGAAAGATTTAGTCATGCATACAAGGCTAAATATTAATGGAAGCAATGTCATGTTTTCCGATACTTTTCCTGGTATGCCCTTTATTGAAGGCAACAATATCAGCCTGGCATATGTCGGTAGTGACTTGGATGAAATTAAATCGATTTTTAACAAACTAAGTGTAGGCGGCACGGTTGGTCTAGAGCTCCAAGAAACATTCTGGAGTAAAATTTACGGTCAGTTAACGGATA
- the map gene encoding type I methionyl aminopeptidase produces MITIKSEREINLMHEAGKLLAATHREIAKMIKPGITTWEIEEFVDKYLAEHGATPEQKGYNGYKYATCASVNDVICHGFPQKKALKEGDIVTIDMVVNLNGGLADSAWTYAVGEVSDETQRLMDVTKNALYRGIEVARAGNRLGDIGHAIQSYAEGEKFSVVRDFTGHGIGKTMHEDPTVLHYGKPGKGARLKEGMVITIEPMLNAGTWHMKMDQDGWTARTADGKLSAQYEHTLVITKEDPIILTEQ; encoded by the coding sequence ATGATAACCATTAAAAGTGAACGAGAAATAAATTTGATGCATGAAGCGGGCAAACTTCTTGCTGCGACGCATAGAGAAATTGCAAAAATGATAAAACCGGGCATCACGACTTGGGAAATCGAAGAATTTGTCGATAAGTACTTGGCAGAGCATGGTGCCACTCCTGAACAAAAGGGCTATAACGGCTACAAATATGCAACGTGTGCATCAGTGAATGATGTAATCTGCCACGGCTTTCCGCAAAAGAAAGCCTTAAAAGAGGGAGACATCGTTACGATTGATATGGTAGTGAACCTTAACGGAGGTTTGGCGGATTCAGCTTGGACATATGCAGTCGGAGAAGTTTCCGATGAAACTCAGCGTTTAATGGATGTAACCAAGAATGCTTTATATAGAGGCATCGAAGTTGCACGGGCAGGAAATCGTCTTGGGGACATCGGGCATGCAATCCAGTCATATGCAGAAGGTGAAAAGTTTTCTGTTGTTCGCGATTTTACAGGGCACGGAATCGGTAAAACCATGCACGAGGACCCAACAGTCCTACATTATGGTAAGCCAGGTAAAGGTGCCCGTTTAAAAGAGGGAATGGTCATCACGATCGAGCCAATGTTGAATGCAGGAACATGGCATATGAAAATGGACCAAGACGGCTGGACGGCAAGAACGGCAGATGGAAAACTCTCCGCCCAATATGAACATACCCTCGTCATTACAAAAGAAGATCCGATCATTTTAACGGAACAGTAA
- a CDS encoding 2Fe-2S iron-sulfur cluster-binding protein, with product MPYVTVFDQGTFEVENGKKLVLALEDNGINILHRCGGKAKCTTCRVEILAGDFLEVTQKEKKVFEDKGMEDHLRLSCQIYVNGDITVRPIKTVENSGLPAGTRPAD from the coding sequence ATGCCTTACGTAACAGTATTTGACCAAGGAACGTTTGAAGTTGAGAATGGAAAAAAGTTAGTATTAGCATTGGAGGATAATGGTATTAATATTCTTCACCGATGCGGCGGGAAGGCTAAATGTACAACTTGCAGAGTGGAAATATTGGCAGGTGATTTTTTGGAGGTCACACAAAAAGAAAAAAAGGTCTTTGAAGACAAAGGAATGGAAGATCATTTGCGTTTATCTTGTCAAATTTACGTGAATGGAGACATAACCGTTCGGCCGATCAAGACGGTTGAGAACTCTGGACTTCCTGCTGGGACAAGGCCTGCAGACTAA
- a CDS encoding acyl-CoA dehydrogenase family protein: MSFFHSQKQKEYIQKLEDAIQSFSGRSEALDDSKGFPFENIQELKEFGYPQLTLAKEDGGYGGSLYDFLLCQEKIAQYCGPTALGIGWHVGTVLSLTEKRPWEKGVMNELFDEVSKGALINTAASEAGTGSPTRGGRPETIAIKKGQQWNLNGRKTFTTLSPVLDIFLVTAWVPEDEQLGTFLIHRDVMGVSIEETWDMISMQGTGSHDLVLNDVSLPEKYYVMKSNPGEKRKPEAWLLHIPACYLGIAVAARNYAVEFAKTYSPNSLPGPIRDLPNVQRTIGEMELELGEAHHFLYSVAEKWVRHPESHDELSKQLGAVKLSVVNKSISIVDKAMRVVGAKSLQRNNPLQRYYRDVRAGLHNPPMDDATITTLAKSALY; encoded by the coding sequence ATGTCGTTTTTTCATTCACAGAAGCAAAAAGAATATATACAAAAATTAGAGGATGCGATTCAGTCCTTTTCCGGCCGATCTGAAGCGCTTGATGATTCAAAGGGATTTCCTTTTGAAAACATTCAGGAGTTAAAGGAATTCGGATATCCCCAATTAACTTTAGCAAAAGAAGATGGCGGATATGGCGGTTCGTTATATGATTTTCTCCTATGCCAAGAAAAAATAGCCCAATATTGCGGCCCGACAGCCTTAGGAATAGGGTGGCATGTCGGAACGGTCCTATCCTTAACGGAGAAGAGACCATGGGAAAAAGGAGTCATGAATGAATTGTTTGATGAAGTGTCTAAAGGCGCTCTCATCAACACGGCAGCATCTGAGGCTGGAACAGGAAGCCCGACGCGCGGAGGCCGACCGGAAACGATCGCTATCAAAAAGGGTCAACAATGGAATTTGAATGGCAGAAAGACTTTCACTACACTCTCACCCGTCCTTGATATTTTTCTAGTAACGGCATGGGTTCCCGAGGATGAGCAGCTAGGAACATTTTTAATTCATCGTGATGTAATGGGGGTAAGTATAGAAGAAACTTGGGATATGATTTCCATGCAGGGGACAGGAAGTCACGATTTGGTATTAAATGATGTCAGCCTGCCTGAAAAGTATTATGTGATGAAAAGCAATCCTGGTGAAAAAAGAAAGCCTGAAGCGTGGCTATTACATATACCGGCTTGCTACTTGGGTATCGCAGTGGCTGCCAGAAATTACGCAGTCGAATTTGCGAAAACCTATTCTCCCAATAGCTTACCAGGACCAATCAGGGACCTTCCGAATGTTCAACGGACAATCGGGGAGATGGAACTGGAATTGGGCGAAGCACACCATTTCCTCTACTCTGTCGCAGAAAAATGGGTGCGGCACCCTGAAAGTCATGATGAATTATCGAAGCAATTGGGTGCTGTTAAGTTATCGGTCGTCAACAAATCGATTTCCATCGTCGATAAAGCGATGAGAGTCGTCGGTGCCAAAAGCTTACAACGAAATAATCCCCTGCAACGTTACTATAGGGATGTACGAGCAGGACTTCATAATCCTCCGATGGATGATGCGACAATCACCACGCTCGCAAAGTCAGCTCTTTATTAA
- a CDS encoding GTPase, which translates to MVEKHEEMGSIFSFIKGQVDKLPISQSKKNKMLDQLLKLKTMTVDAREPRIALVGRRGSGKSSLINAMFGQERQYVSSVKSGTGKGKWLWYPSDAEPKIRLLDSRGLGESEAPTEEFEEKTPMDELIKAVTEEQPDVFLFLIKAKETDSRVEEDLKELKKLRKIVKENHHYDVPVICVVTQVDELDPPHYKQAPFDANPKKKQNIDEAIALMSKRFKESEIPLLNIIPICSYIDFDENGNIEYDMRWNIDLLSDYLIEALPSEAKLKTAKVMQSQFVKKKFARTIVGTFTAIAGLIGAEPIPFADFPILTGIQGLMIVVIGFIADKEINTKTASEFIAALGINVGIGLLVREGVRAAVRFIPGAGLAVSGAVAGAVTYGIGQAAIAYFLENKDIDQAKEAYKNANKDYKNEDIDS; encoded by the coding sequence ATGGTGGAAAAACACGAAGAAATGGGAAGCATATTCAGTTTCATTAAAGGCCAGGTAGATAAACTGCCCATTTCACAATCGAAAAAGAACAAAATGCTCGACCAGCTCCTAAAGCTTAAAACGATGACAGTTGATGCAAGGGAACCGCGAATTGCTCTTGTAGGAAGGCGGGGGTCCGGAAAATCATCACTGATCAATGCGATGTTTGGACAGGAACGGCAATATGTCAGTTCCGTTAAATCTGGAACGGGTAAGGGAAAATGGCTTTGGTACCCGAGTGATGCCGAGCCCAAAATCCGTTTGCTGGACTCCCGGGGACTGGGTGAGAGTGAAGCTCCTACGGAAGAGTTCGAAGAAAAAACACCAATGGATGAATTGATAAAAGCGGTAACCGAAGAACAGCCTGATGTGTTTCTTTTTTTGATTAAAGCAAAAGAAACAGATTCAAGGGTTGAAGAAGATTTAAAAGAGTTGAAGAAGCTGCGCAAAATCGTTAAAGAGAATCACCATTATGATGTACCCGTAATCTGTGTGGTCACCCAAGTGGATGAATTAGATCCGCCCCATTATAAACAAGCACCTTTTGATGCCAATCCTAAGAAAAAACAGAATATTGATGAAGCCATCGCTTTGATGTCAAAACGATTTAAAGAGAGTGAAATACCACTATTGAACATCATTCCTATTTGTTCGTATATTGATTTTGATGAAAATGGAAATATTGAATATGATATGCGTTGGAACATAGATTTGCTTTCTGATTACTTGATCGAGGCCTTACCCAGTGAAGCGAAGCTGAAGACCGCCAAAGTGATGCAGAGCCAATTCGTTAAGAAGAAATTCGCGCGGACGATAGTGGGAACGTTTACGGCAATAGCTGGTTTAATAGGTGCAGAGCCGATACCTTTCGCTGATTTTCCCATTTTGACCGGCATTCAAGGTTTGATGATTGTGGTGATTGGTTTTATCGCGGATAAAGAAATCAATACAAAAACTGCAAGTGAATTCATTGCGGCATTAGGGATCAATGTTGGAATCGGTCTCCTTGTGAGGGAAGGTGTCAGGGCTGCAGTCCGATTCATCCCAGGAGCTGGTCTAGCGGTTTCAGGTGCGGTAGCGGGCGCGGTCACATATGGAATCGGGCAAGCAGCGATAGCTTACTTTCTCGAAAACAAAGATATTGATCAGGCGAAGGAAGCTTACAAGAACGCGAACAAAGACTATAAAAATGAAGATATTGACTCTTAA
- a CDS encoding VOC family protein: protein MINKVGQIMLYVNNQDESLKFWTEKFGFSVISEEDNGQGLRWIEIAPTKEAQTSIILHNKEFIAKMQPELNLNTPSLMFYSDNLDELYKDFSEKNIKVGELVNMPSGRVFNFADNEDNYFAVMEKK, encoded by the coding sequence ATGATTAATAAAGTCGGTCAAATCATGTTATATGTAAATAACCAAGACGAGTCATTGAAATTTTGGACGGAAAAATTCGGTTTTAGTGTAATTTCTGAAGAAGATAACGGCCAAGGGCTAAGATGGATTGAAATAGCCCCAACAAAGGAAGCACAAACGAGTATCATCCTGCATAATAAGGAATTCATTGCTAAAATGCAGCCGGAATTAAATCTTAATACACCTTCATTAATGTTTTACTCGGATAATCTTGATGAATTATATAAAGACTTTTCGGAGAAGAATATCAAAGTTGGGGAACTTGTGAATATGCCATCTGGAAGAGTCTTCAATTTTGCTGATAATGAAGATAATTACTTTGCGGTCATGGAAAAGAAGTAA
- a CDS encoding DinB family protein, with amino-acid sequence MVVLSKEGLLNILEGNRRLTMRVVEAFPEEELFHYTPAGKLRPFAEMVKEIMNIETGYMRGIALSVWEYPDSFAGISTKEELVSACEAVRDDTRKLWKEMTEETLAVVEKDPFFGPSQSHFDRLQYALENEIHHRGQGYIYLRTLGIEPPEFFVR; translated from the coding sequence ATGGTGGTTCTATCGAAAGAGGGTTTGTTAAATATATTGGAAGGCAACAGGAGATTAACGATGCGGGTGGTTGAAGCCTTTCCTGAAGAGGAATTATTTCACTATACCCCCGCCGGGAAGCTTCGCCCTTTCGCAGAGATGGTTAAAGAAATCATGAACATTGAGACTGGATATATGCGTGGTATTGCACTTAGTGTTTGGGAGTATCCAGATTCGTTTGCTGGAATTTCCACCAAAGAGGAACTAGTTTCAGCATGCGAAGCAGTAAGGGATGATACTAGGAAACTGTGGAAGGAAATGACCGAGGAAACGCTTGCAGTGGTGGAAAAGGATCCTTTTTTCGGTCCCTCACAAAGCCACTTTGATAGACTTCAATATGCCTTGGAAAATGAGATCCATCATAGGGGACAAGGTTATATCTATCTTAGAACGCTCGGAATTGAACCACCGGAGTTTTTCGTCAGGTAA
- the cdaS gene encoding sporulation-specific diadenylate cyclase CdaS yields MTNGNCDFSPMKQMLKEEIRQVISALQDNLEAMDDENYCLLGNFEKIKDKFVYIDMKAATFYLNCYLSPFTDKYPELSICVQNLSNLRHGGLIVIQRGDSLDSLIQPGISIGAELTHSLLESIFFPGNPLHDGAVLVSQNQIVSAANVLPLSDRPTGGKKLGTRHRSALGLSERSDALVLVVSEETGRVSFAFNGNLYPINAHGPI; encoded by the coding sequence GTGACTAATGGCAATTGTGATTTTTCACCAATGAAACAAATGTTAAAAGAGGAAATTCGTCAAGTAATATCGGCATTACAGGATAACTTAGAAGCAATGGATGATGAAAATTATTGTCTTCTTGGAAATTTCGAGAAAATAAAGGATAAATTCGTATACATCGATATGAAAGCAGCAACATTTTATTTGAACTGTTATTTGTCACCATTTACGGACAAATATCCCGAATTATCAATTTGTGTACAAAATTTGTCGAACTTGAGACATGGCGGGTTGATTGTTATTCAACGGGGAGATTCTCTTGATTCTTTGATCCAACCAGGTATTTCAATAGGAGCGGAGTTAACCCATTCTTTATTGGAATCAATTTTTTTCCCTGGAAATCCACTACATGATGGTGCCGTATTGGTTAGTCAAAATCAGATTGTTTCCGCAGCAAATGTCCTTCCGCTTTCAGACAGACCAACAGGGGGAAAAAAACTTGGAACACGCCATCGCTCTGCTTTAGGTTTATCTGAACGAAGTGATGCCCTTGTATTGGTAGTATCAGAGGAAACAGGAAGAGTTTCATTCGCGTTTAATGGGAATTTATACCCAATTAATGCTCATGGGCCCATTTAG